Proteins encoded within one genomic window of Humulus lupulus chromosome 1, drHumLupu1.1, whole genome shotgun sequence:
- the LOC133792385 gene encoding RNA demethylase ALKBH10B isoform X1 has protein sequence MPIAAGTVASRTDRATTTAPAVMGPAMMAMQTPGMTVMPDAFAKEAMLAWFRGEFAAANAIIDALCGHLAQLGGGSDYEAVFAAVHRRRLNWIPVLQMQKYHSIADVAVELRRVAVKKAEDNSWTSCDRSINGGDEKKKSEDEVVAVNPCLEGEKVIEKVVESNENGFHDDHEICEEDDSPNSEITDTGSHEVQEANIEICSNHEDCEARLDQIKLTKGFSAKEQLKGHTVNVVKGLKLYEQVFTDVQLSKLVDFVNEYRAAGQSGELSGETYILFNQQMKGNKRELIQFGVPIFGQIKEETAGDDQSCNIEPIPAILENVIDHFIQWKLIPEYKRPNGCIISFFEEGEYSQPFLKPPHLDQPLSTLLLNESTMAFGRTLVSDNDGNYKGPLMLSLKEGSLLVMRGNSSDMARHVMCPSPNTRVSLTFFRVRPESNQCLSPTSPTSAGAMTVWQPAGVPNPYAMPNGGVGYESIDLMSKWGVMRGPVVMLAPVRPMVMSPRRAPRGGNGTGVFLPWANGSRKPAKHLPPRAQKGRYLALPSPPTVEARVEESTPEAGNNI, from the exons atgccgATTGCGGCAGGTACCGTTGCCTCACGGACCGATCGAGCAACAACTACTGCGCCGGCCGTGATGGGCCCCGCAATGATGGCGATGCAAACTCCGGGGATGACGGTCATGCCGGACGCCTTCGCCAAAGAGGCTATGCTGGCATGGTTTCGCGGCGAATTCGCAGCCGCCAACGCTATCATCGATGCCCTCTGCGGTCACCTGGCGCAGCTCGGCGGAGGATCCGACTACGAGGCGGTGTTCGCCGCCGTGCATCGGCGGAGGCTGAATTGGATACCGGTTCTTCAGATGCAGAAGTACCACTCGATCGCTGATGTGGCGGTGGAGCTCCGCCGTGTGGCGGTGAAGAAGGCGGAGGATAATAGCTGGACATCATGTGATCGCAGCATTAACGGGGGTGATGAGAAGAAGAAGAGCGAGGATGAGGTAGTAGCGGTGAATCCGTGTTTGGAAGGCGAGAAAGTTATTGAGAAAGTGGTAGAAAGTAATGAAAATGGTTTTCATGATGATCATGAGATTTGTGAAGAGGACGATTCGCCCAATAGCGAGATTACTGACACAG gttCTCATGAGGTTCAAGAAGCTAATATTGAGATATGTTCTAATCATGAAGACTGCGAAGCACGTCTTGACCAGATTAAATTGACTAAAGGTTTTTCAGCAAAGGAGCAATTGAAGGGCCATACG GTGAATGTTGTGAAAGGATTGAAGCTGTACGAACAAGTGTTTACTGATGTCCAACTCTCTAAATTGGTTGATTTTGTCAATGAATACAGAGCTGCTGGCCAGAGTGGAGAGCTGtcag GTGAGACCTATATCTTATTCAACCAGCAAATGAAGGGAAACAAAAGAGAGTTGATTCAATTTGGGGTTCCAATTTTCGGACAAATCAAAGAAGAAACTGCTGGTGATGATCAGTCTT GTAACATAGAGCCTATTCCAGCTATACTTGAAAATGTCATTGATCACTTTATACAGTGGAAACTTATACCAGAATACAAAAGGCCTAATGGTTGTATCATCAGCTTTTTCGAGGAG GGAGAATATTCGCAGCCTTTTCTGAAACCACCGCATTTGGACCAACCTTTATCAACTCTGCTTCTTAATGAGTCAACTATGGCTTTTGGACGCACTCTTGTGAGTGATAATGATGGAAACTATAAGGGCCCTCTTATGCTCTCACTTAAGGAGGG GTCTCTTCTAGTGATGAGAGGAAACAGCAGTGACATGGCAAGACATGTCATGTGTCCGTCTCCAAACACAAGGGTCAGCCTCACATTCTTCAGAGTCCGACCAGAATCGAACCAATGCCTGTCACCAACCAGTCCAACCTCGGCTGGTGCAATGACTGTCTGGCAACCTGCAGGAGTACCAAACCCCTACGCAATGCCAAATGGTGGAGTTGGCTATGAGTCCATAGACCTAATGTCCAAGTGGGGAGTCATGCGTGGTCCGGTAGTCATGCTGGCTCCGGTCCGCCCCATGGTTATGAGTCCTAGGAGAGCTCCTCGTGGTGGAAATGGAACAGGAGTTTTCTTGCCATGGGCAAATGGTTCAAGAAAACCGGCAAAACATCTTCCACCGCGTGCCCAAAAAGGGAGATATCTTGCATTACCATCCCCTCCTACAGTAGAAGCTCGAGTGGAGGAGTCCACCCCTGAAGCAGGAAACAATATTTGA
- the LOC133792385 gene encoding RNA demethylase ALKBH10B isoform X2 — protein MPIAAGTVASRTDRATTTAPAVMGPAMMAMQTPGMTVMPDAFAKEAMLAWFRGEFAAANAIIDALCGHLAQLGGGSDYEAVFAAVHRRRLNWIPVLQMQKYHSIADVAVELRRVAVKKAEDNSWTSCDRSINGGDEKKKSEDEVVAVNPCLEGEKVIEKVVESNENGFHDDHEICEEDDSPNSEITDTGSHEVQEANIEICSNHEDCEARLDQIKLTKGFSAKEQLKGHTVNVVKGLKLYEQVFTDVQLSKLVDFVNEYRAAGQSGELSGETYILFNQQMKGNKRELIQFGVPIFGQIKEETAGNIEPIPAILENVIDHFIQWKLIPEYKRPNGCIISFFEEGEYSQPFLKPPHLDQPLSTLLLNESTMAFGRTLVSDNDGNYKGPLMLSLKEGSLLVMRGNSSDMARHVMCPSPNTRVSLTFFRVRPESNQCLSPTSPTSAGAMTVWQPAGVPNPYAMPNGGVGYESIDLMSKWGVMRGPVVMLAPVRPMVMSPRRAPRGGNGTGVFLPWANGSRKPAKHLPPRAQKGRYLALPSPPTVEARVEESTPEAGNNI, from the exons atgccgATTGCGGCAGGTACCGTTGCCTCACGGACCGATCGAGCAACAACTACTGCGCCGGCCGTGATGGGCCCCGCAATGATGGCGATGCAAACTCCGGGGATGACGGTCATGCCGGACGCCTTCGCCAAAGAGGCTATGCTGGCATGGTTTCGCGGCGAATTCGCAGCCGCCAACGCTATCATCGATGCCCTCTGCGGTCACCTGGCGCAGCTCGGCGGAGGATCCGACTACGAGGCGGTGTTCGCCGCCGTGCATCGGCGGAGGCTGAATTGGATACCGGTTCTTCAGATGCAGAAGTACCACTCGATCGCTGATGTGGCGGTGGAGCTCCGCCGTGTGGCGGTGAAGAAGGCGGAGGATAATAGCTGGACATCATGTGATCGCAGCATTAACGGGGGTGATGAGAAGAAGAAGAGCGAGGATGAGGTAGTAGCGGTGAATCCGTGTTTGGAAGGCGAGAAAGTTATTGAGAAAGTGGTAGAAAGTAATGAAAATGGTTTTCATGATGATCATGAGATTTGTGAAGAGGACGATTCGCCCAATAGCGAGATTACTGACACAG gttCTCATGAGGTTCAAGAAGCTAATATTGAGATATGTTCTAATCATGAAGACTGCGAAGCACGTCTTGACCAGATTAAATTGACTAAAGGTTTTTCAGCAAAGGAGCAATTGAAGGGCCATACG GTGAATGTTGTGAAAGGATTGAAGCTGTACGAACAAGTGTTTACTGATGTCCAACTCTCTAAATTGGTTGATTTTGTCAATGAATACAGAGCTGCTGGCCAGAGTGGAGAGCTGtcag GTGAGACCTATATCTTATTCAACCAGCAAATGAAGGGAAACAAAAGAGAGTTGATTCAATTTGGGGTTCCAATTTTCGGACAAATCAAAGAAGAAACTGCTG GTAACATAGAGCCTATTCCAGCTATACTTGAAAATGTCATTGATCACTTTATACAGTGGAAACTTATACCAGAATACAAAAGGCCTAATGGTTGTATCATCAGCTTTTTCGAGGAG GGAGAATATTCGCAGCCTTTTCTGAAACCACCGCATTTGGACCAACCTTTATCAACTCTGCTTCTTAATGAGTCAACTATGGCTTTTGGACGCACTCTTGTGAGTGATAATGATGGAAACTATAAGGGCCCTCTTATGCTCTCACTTAAGGAGGG GTCTCTTCTAGTGATGAGAGGAAACAGCAGTGACATGGCAAGACATGTCATGTGTCCGTCTCCAAACACAAGGGTCAGCCTCACATTCTTCAGAGTCCGACCAGAATCGAACCAATGCCTGTCACCAACCAGTCCAACCTCGGCTGGTGCAATGACTGTCTGGCAACCTGCAGGAGTACCAAACCCCTACGCAATGCCAAATGGTGGAGTTGGCTATGAGTCCATAGACCTAATGTCCAAGTGGGGAGTCATGCGTGGTCCGGTAGTCATGCTGGCTCCGGTCCGCCCCATGGTTATGAGTCCTAGGAGAGCTCCTCGTGGTGGAAATGGAACAGGAGTTTTCTTGCCATGGGCAAATGGTTCAAGAAAACCGGCAAAACATCTTCCACCGCGTGCCCAAAAAGGGAGATATCTTGCATTACCATCCCCTCCTACAGTAGAAGCTCGAGTGGAGGAGTCCACCCCTGAAGCAGGAAACAATATTTGA